One Ctenopharyngodon idella isolate HZGC_01 chromosome 3, HZGC01, whole genome shotgun sequence genomic window, CTGGCAAGACATAGAGAAGCTGAAAACAAATTTTCTTCCTCTGAGGTTTAATGGTGGTTGGCAAACAAACGTTAtgtgacttaccgccacctactggatgGGAGTGCAGTGGGTGCACACTGCATTTTTTCCTTTAAAGTCCGTAACgttttttggttaaaatgagcaagtacataacctacggagccccgcacatgacatgcaagaaaaaaaaatttaattgtgcgcacgatttactaattcattccctcgatttactaattcgttcccttgatttactaaatcgtgcgcacgatttactatttcgttccctcgatttataaatcatgcacgatttataaatcgagggaacgaaatagtaaatcgtgcacaagttttagtaaatcgagagaacgaaatagtaagttgtgcgcacattttagtaaattaagggaatgaattagtaaatcgtacgcacgatttagccaactatttttttcctgcatgtcatgtccaggGCTCCGTAataaccaaccaaccaaacaatCGCTAATCACTATTGGTAGCGcgatttatagtaatatttttttttttttttttttcagttggtcagaacaaaagtggcaaaTTTGCTACTTAaatgttcagatgacattttccaatgaaaatttttatttttctcagctcagcaaacattagatttatccgtgctgaggagccgtgccgacacacaacccatgtaaacctttgagtttctgtgtgtttttgatatgacgatagtttttctcaaatgaatAGTAAAGTGTTCATGAAGTgactctggagatgaagttcatgcaATCATGTCCTCATGTAGTGAGATGGCAGAGGTTTAAAACACCGTAAATGTCACGcatgcttcagtgtgtgtgtctgtgtggtaAATAAAATCGCGCCTCTgcgccattcattcacacagagacacgcaGAGCATGCAGGATTCATACGCGGTTAtgtggtttaatattcacagacactactCGATATCGCAATCTGATTTAAGTCTACCAACCTACTTTTGAttaattcatcaaaaatttgacAGATTCTGTGACATTCCGCATTACACagtaaattctgtttttatgaTGGGATTCTGCGATTACGTCCacaaaattcaattcaattcctCTCAGCTCTTTTGCTAGCTAAGCATTgaattgtttttcaaatacGGCACCGCCCCccacattgtatttatttttttatagtaataaaaacatttagtacatttagaaaacagacactacaattaaaaactgaagtCTGCTCTGCTCAATAAATCATGGGCCGAACGAGAATCACAGCACAGACCAGCAACAGGAGTGAGATTTCATATCACGAGTGAGGAGCTGACTGACAAGATGATTGCAGAAGATTCACAATCACAGTTCTTCCACAAGAGGGTTTGACGTCACGGCCAATCAGATGATGACtttgaaactcctgaagtgtttccagataagtatgccatatgcatcagacgttcagccaacggtccatggggcgtgacgtctgaggctgagactacacTTCGATTAACCGGTGGGAAAATTTCCTCACCGTCACAACCCTAACGTCACCATGCATGAAAGTCACTTGATAGAGACGCATGATATAATTTGGCCAGTCAGCACAAACACCTAGTAGGCATTCTTTGCTgtagttttaacattattactGTTACGACCTCTTAGTTTGGTCTAGGGTCAAATGTAGTAACATTGAGGTTGTGATAAAATTTGGAGCGATggttagggctgggcgataaaacgataacgatatgtatcgcaatagacacgtgatcgatatcaataaaaaatgtgttcgataaaacgttcaatatttttttattcttcgtcggaagaaaacagaggttgcgaagcaagtttggttgcattaacaaaggcactcgctctctggtaacctagcaacgtagggagtgatatgctaacagccaatcatgtaacagtatcatgtttggttgcgccatatcgttgtctcgtgctggtctgctggattcctcttcagtaaccggcgactgataagcagaaaatgagtgccgcagcgagcgaggaaattgtaaataaaagaggaaaagtcagctcgccagtatggcagttttttggatattataagtctgaccgtagtcagaccaatgtcgtctgcaaattatgcaagaccgtcgtccccgccaagactggtaataccacgaacttgatgtaccaccttagccgcgctcaccctttggagcacagccgtattcaaccagcaacatctgtagctgcaacaccgcgcaacattttaattatttgagttttccatggttgttgacatttctgtcttaataactgaggggattatgatcagaggaaggttaagtttaaaataaaaatgtttaagtgtaatatatttttctcctggtccttattttaaatgggtcataaaaaatatcaataattatcgatatcgaccgatatgaaacactgatatcgtgatacagttttcagccatatcgcccagccctagcgATGGTGGTGGCAAGAGACAACGCGAATCAACGTATTGTGAAGGAAAAGTTATTATACACAagtgaaaataaatgtacaatgaAGTGTGGataataatactactaataataataatgatgatgaaaataagcaaatatttacaattcaaaacaaaatcagaCAAATAAACCCAAGAGAAAAGGGACACAATTAGTGACGGcaaagaaaagaacaaaaaaactaattacaATTAACTTGTAATTAAACCTTTAACCTaacaaataagaaataaaagaaaatgaaacagATCATCAGAATCAAACGCGTTAACTTACTTACtctaacaaacacaaaacatacTGAGCCTAGCGTTCACATTATTAcctgaggtatatatacacattttcgGCACTATGTAAAGGTGCATTCACGGCATATCATAATTACTGTAACTACATGATCACAATTTCTATGATTCTCTTGAAAAGTGGTTCATGGACGTCTTCAAGATTGATCACGATATAAACTCGTCAGATTGCCACCCCTACAATCAACCAACAAAATGTCCCGTCACTCATCATGGCTGCTAGGAAACTAATTGGTTTCTCCACTGAGTGGTTTCTCCACTGTATGTATCTTCATGTGAAGCTTTAGGTGACTTTTACAAGAGAAACTCTTTCCGCACTGATCACACGTGTGCGGCTTCTCTCCgctgtggatcctctcatgtcttTTCAGATGTGTTGACACACTGAAtttcttgtcacagtgtgaacacttgtaaggtttttctccagtgtgaattctctggTGCAGTTTTAAATGTTTCGCTGAAATAAAAGTCTTCTCACACTCAAAGCACATGAACTCTCTCACACCAGTATGTATTTTCTGATGTCTCTGTAAACTTTGCAGcagtgaaaaactctttccacacacagaacatgaatgTGGCTTCTCCTTCGTATGAACTGTCAGGTGTTTCTTCAGGTTTGATGACCCAATAAATGTTTTGCCGCATTGATCACATGtgtgcggcttctctccagtgtggatcctcatgtgaGCATTAAGATTTTGTCTGTGAGTGAATCTCTtttcacactgaacacacatgaaaggcttctctccggtgtgaactCTCTTGTGAAGCTCAAGACTTGGTTTATTTTTGAAGCTCTTCccgcactgatcacatgtgaatggtctctctccagtgtggatcctcatgtgaaGCTCAAGATTTTGTTTCTTTGAGAATCTCTTTTCACACTGTTCACACAtgaaaggcttttctccagtgtggagTCTCATGTGACTCTTAAGGTATCCTGAATCcttgaaactttttccacatataccgcatgtgaacggcttctctcctgtgtggatcctcatgtgtCTCTTAAGTTGATCTGATTCTGTGAAACTCATCCCACATTTATCACATgcgtacggcttctctccagtgtggattttcATGTGTCTTTTATGTTTTGACGAATCcatgaaactcttcccacactgatcacatgtaaATGGtctctctccagtatgaactctcaGGTGACGATCAAGACTTTCTTTGTATGTGAATCTTTGTTCACACTGGTCACACATGAACGGCTTTTCTCCGGTGTGGATTCTCATGTGATTTTTAAGGTGTACCGAATtcgtgaaactcttcccacatttATCACATGTatgcggcttctctccagtgtggatcctccaGTGAATCTTAAGGTGtattttttgtgtgaaactcttcccacactgatcacatgggaacagcttctctccagtatgaactgtCAAGTGAGTCTTAAGACTTTGTTTGTATgggaaactcttcccacactgatcacatgtgaacggcttctctccagtgtggatcctcatgtgcTTCTTAAGATGTATTTTTAGTGCAAAGCTTGtcccacattgatcacatgtgaacggttTCTCTCCTGTGTGGAACCTCATGTGTTGATTAAGATTTGATTTTTGtgtaaagctcttcccacattgatcacatgtgaatgGCTTTTCTCCGGTGTGGATTCTCATGTGCACATCAAGATGTTTGGATGATatactctttccacactgagtgcaggttGTAGATTTCTTGgctcttcttttctttaaaaatgtctttttagtcTTTGAGCGACTCgaaggtttttctccaggttTGACATGATGTTCATCCTCCACTTCACTCAGTTCTTCACTCTCCTCATTCTCTTCCATCAGGtctgaaaatgaaagaaaataatttcattttcacTACATCAAAATAATTCAAAGAGAGAAATATGAAGTGTGCCCTGATGTAATAGCAGAAAGTAGACAACTTCTATAAAATACAATGatcattttgataaaataagTATGTCCCTGAAACACTCTGTGAATGAGGTACATTGATCTTGttctggaatttttttttaattaatcacaactaacatttctttttcttgcagGATTAACATTTACATGCTTTTGAAAACTAAATGTCCCCAACACTTGGGCCAAAGTGTGTCTGAATCATGTCTGAATATGACAAAGATATGAGAGATCGCTCTCTTTTCGATTGTGAATAGCAAAAACGCATCACAGACAAATGGttgaattttatttatactACAGGGCTGTCGAATGCTTGAATCCGATTGGTTGACCAGCGTTCTAAGTGGTgcagttattttcagggaaacacacggctaaagtagttctagcaggtcttgaccgcattacagttctatatcacttcgccaaatgatttcagttatctCAATAGGTCCTTGcagcctacaaccgcaaaagaaacaaaacccacaatgacacAGACCAAGCAAATAGATATAGTAAACAaaaaaacgacaaattattgtcatggtttttgccacaaaatacgttttgTTGTGTCCTGAAAGTGCATACTTTCTCACGCTCTCTTTCAAATGTACACACGTACTGTATAGTACgtacacacactcgcacagaaatgttttgtcagcactgctctgatgaattaatcagtaaaatagtttagcaacttaaaagataCATGACATTACTCACCAGCAAAGGTAATAACGGTGTGGGTCTTGAAGTAGATAAACTTATattttcgctattagtagagcatattctcaggtaggctaattctcatgtgcttattctctctctctctctctctctctctctctctcaactgcgTTAATAACTGCATCATCagtattattctgctatcaatGGCTCAAGCCTCTGTTACTAGCTCTAAACTGCCATTTTGGACTTAGCAACGGAAGCTTGGGATGAGAtgtgtaagaaattagtcccacacacaggagtattttaaggacaaaaacctgacaaatgtcttgaaatacaacatcggaacagtgtattgaggtgtggtaaccatagtataagcggaataattgactccgggccattgaattcttagaaaataatgcacatccGAGGTGTAACCCCCCtgcattaccacctcgggtctgcattattttctaagaattcaacgcCCGTTGTCAATTATTTCTTACTACATAAACAGCTGGAAAGATAACGCCTATATAGCAATAACAAACagtatgtgtatttttttatttctctagTACCAACAGCAGAACCGGTAATGTTGGAGCTTA contains:
- the LOC127509895 gene encoding gastrula zinc finger protein XlCGF57.1-like isoform X14; amino-acid sequence: MSDPEPCRMKHIEDTEEQRDLMEENEESEELSEVEDEHHVKPGEKPSSRSKTKKTFLKKRRAKKSTTCTQCGKSISSKHLDVHMRIHTGEKPFTCDQCGKSFTQKSNLNQHMRFHTGEKPFTCDQCGTSFALKIHLKKHMRIHTGEKPFTCDQCGKSFPYKQSLKTHLTVHTGEKLFPCDQCGKSFTQKIHLKIHWRIHTGEKPHTCDKCGKSFTNSVHLKNHMRIHTGEKPFMCDQCEQRFTYKESLDRHLRVHTGERPFTCDQCGKSFMDSSKHKRHMKIHTGEKPYACDKCGMSFTESDQLKRHMRIHTGEKPFTCGICGKSFKDSGYLKSHMRLHTGEKPFMCEQCEKRFSKKQNLELHMRIHTGERPFTCDQCGKSFKNKPSLELHKRVHTGEKPFMCVQCEKRFTHRQNLNAHMRIHTGEKPHTCDQCGKTFIGSSNLKKHLTVHTKEKPHSCSVCGKSFSLLQSLQRHQKIHTGVREFMCFECEKTFISAKHLKLHQRIHTGEKPYKCSHCDKKFSVSTHLKRHERIHSGEKPHTCDQCGKSFSCKSHLKLHMKIHTVEKPLSGETN
- the LOC127509895 gene encoding gastrula zinc finger protein XlCGF57.1-like isoform X16, whose protein sequence is MSDPEPCRMKHTEDTEEQRDLMEENEESEELSEVEDEHHVKPGEKPSSRSKTKKTFLKKRRAKKSTTCTQCGKSISSKHLDVHMRIHTGEKPFTCDQCGKSFTQKSNLNQHMRFHTGEKPFTCDQCGTSFALKIHLKKHMRIHTGEKPFTCDQCGKSFPYKQSLKTHLTVHTGEKLFPCDQCGKSFTQKIHLKIHWRIHTGEKPHTCDKCGKSFTNSVHLKNHMRIHTGEKPFMCDQCEQRFTYKESLDRHLRVHTGERPFTCDQCGKSFMDSSKHKRHMKIHTGEKPYACDKCGMSFTESDQLKRHMRIHTGEKPFTCGICGKSFKDSGYLKSHMRLHTGEKPFMCEQCEKRFSKKQNLELHMRIHTGERPFTCDQCGKSFKNKPSLELHKRVHTGEKPFMCVQCEKRFTHRQNLNAHMRIHTGEKPHTCDQCGKTFIGSSNLKKHLTVHTKEKPHSCSVCGKSFSLLQSLQRHQKIHTGVREFMCFECEKTFISAKHLKLHQRIHTGEKPYKCSHCDKKFSVSTHLKRHERIHSGEKPHTCDQCGKSFSCKSHLKLHMKIHTVEKPLSGETN
- the LOC127509895 gene encoding gastrula zinc finger protein XlCGF57.1-like isoform X18: MDLHLYFSSTKPKKTDLMEENEESEELSEVEDEHHVKPGEKPSSRSKTKKTFLKKRRAKKSTTCTQCGKSISSKHLDVHMRIHTGEKPFTCDQCGKSFTQKSNLNQHMRFHTGEKPFTCDQCGTSFALKIHLKKHMRIHTGEKPFTCDQCGKSFPYKQSLKTHLTVHTGEKLFPCDQCGKSFTQKIHLKIHWRIHTGEKPHTCDKCGKSFTNSVHLKNHMRIHTGEKPFMCDQCEQRFTYKESLDRHLRVHTGERPFTCDQCGKSFMDSSKHKRHMKIHTGEKPYACDKCGMSFTESDQLKRHMRIHTGEKPFTCGICGKSFKDSGYLKSHMRLHTGEKPFMCEQCEKRFSKKQNLELHMRIHTGERPFTCDQCGKSFKNKPSLELHKRVHTGEKPFMCVQCEKRFTHRQNLNAHMRIHTGEKPHTCDQCGKTFIGSSNLKKHLTVHTKEKPHSCSVCGKSFSLLQSLQRHQKIHTGVREFMCFECEKTFISAKHLKLHQRIHTGEKPYKCSHCDKKFSVSTHLKRHERIHSGEKPHTCDQCGKSFSCKSHLKLHMKIHTVEKPLSGETN